One Arvicanthis niloticus isolate mArvNil1 chromosome 13, mArvNil1.pat.X, whole genome shotgun sequence genomic window carries:
- the Gpr20 gene encoding G-protein coupled receptor 20 codes for MQQELAGGPLITAMPSALSTRSWEAVLPNTTAAAWTNGSVPETPLFHLFAQMDEQLHTVFPKLWLALMVVHSTIFLAGLVLNGLALYVFCCRTRAKTPSVTYTINLVVTDLLVGLSLPTRFAVFYGAPGCLHCAFPHVLGYFLNMHCSILFLTCICVDRYLAIVQPEGSRRWRQPACAKAVCIFVWLAAGVVTLSVLGVKSGGRSCCRVFALTVLEFLLPLLVISVFTGRIMCALSRPGLLRQGRQRRVRAMQLLLTVLVIFLVCFTPFHASQVAGALWPNVPYHTSLVAYHVAVTLSSLNSCMDPIVYCFITSGFQATVRGLFYQHGEEFRPSSMDVVSMHKSTKGSAPIHILSTGSHPLTQPLTNGPEPPTAVLCQRSKVKALGGYQTDISRSWTAS; via the exons ATGCAGCAAGAACTG GCTGGGGGTCCACTGATCACTGCCATGCCCTCTGCATTGTCTACAAGGTCCTGGGAAGCTGTGCTCCCCAATACCACTGCAGCAGCATGGACCAATGGAAGTGTGCCAGAGACGCCCCTGTTTCACCTGTTTGCCCAGATGGATGAGCAACTGCACACTGTCTTCCCCAAGCTGTGGCTGGCACTAATGGTTGTGCATAGCACCATCTTCCTTGCGGGGCTGGTGCTCAATGGACTGGCACTGTATGTCTTCTGCTGCCGCACACGGGCCAAGACACCTTCGGTCACCTATACTATCAACCTGGTGGTGACTGACCTGCTAGTGGGCCTGTCCTTACCCACGCGTTTTGCTGTCTTCTACGGTGCCCCCGGGTGCCTACACTGCGCCTTCCCTCATGTCCTGGGCTACTTCCTCAACATGCACTGTTCCATCCTCTTCCTCACCTGCATCTGCGTGGACCGCTACCTGGCCATTGTGCAACCCGAGGGTTCTCGTCGCTGGCGCCAGCCGGCTTGTGCCAAGGCTGTGTGCATCTTTGTGTGGCTGGCAGCAGGAGTTGTGACCCTGTCTGTACTGGGTGTGAAGTCTGGTGGACGATCTTGCTGCCGTGTCTTTGCTCTGACCGTTCTGGAGTTCCTGCTGCCACTGCTGGTCATCAGCGTGTTCACAGGCCGGATCATGTGTGCGCTGTCGAGGCCAGGCCTGCTACGCCAGGGCCGTCAGCGGCGTGTGAGGGCCATGCAGCTGCTGCTCACGGTGCTGGTCATCTTCCTGGTCTGTTTCACACCCTTTCATGCCTCCCAGGTGGCTGGGGCACTGTGGCCCAATGTACCTTACCATACCAGTCTCGTGGCTTACCATGTGGCTGTCACCCTCAGCAGCCTCAACAGCTGCATGGACCCCATTGTCTACTGTTTCATCACCAGTGGCTTCCAGGCCACTGTCCGAGGCCTCTTCTACCAGCATGGAGAAGAATTCAGACCCAGCAGTATGGATGTGGTCAGCATGCACAAAAGTACCAAGGGCTCAGCCCCCATTCACATCCTCAGCACCGGTTCTCACCCCCTCACCCAGCCTTTGACCAACGGACCTGAGCCACCGACAGCAGTACTCTgccaaaggtcaaaggtcaaggCTCTGGGAGGTTACCAGACAGATATATCCCGGTCCTGGACAGCAAGTTGA